A stretch of Fusarium fujikuroi IMI 58289 draft genome, chromosome FFUJ_chr10 DNA encodes these proteins:
- a CDS encoding related to reductases gives MSRYSAAHEDPQGPGDARPTALQIIKDEGVEGKLKGKVIVITGTSSGIGIETARALAETGARLFLTARNLDKAKKACEAFFDASRMEFIDLDLTSFDSVRAAAKTILDKTDKINILVENAGCMAVPELELTKDGHEMQFGVNYLAHFLFFELLKPALLAAVTPELNSRVVVLSSSAHQHGGINESDNYSFQKGGYDPWLSYGQSKTADIYLANEIDRRYGSQGLHATSVHPGGILTELARHIPPEVLQSLASSDTARKMLKNPEQGAATTVWAAIGKQWENTGGKYLENCQEAPPAKQIDPHFGKGYAPHVYDPEREARLWEDALKIVGLA, from the coding sequence ATGTCTCGATACTCTGCCGCACATGAGGACCCCCAGGGTCCTGGCGACGCCAGACCTACTGCCCTTCAGATCATCAAAGACGAAGGCGTCGAAGGCAAGCTTAAGGgcaaagtcatcgtcattACCGGAACTTCTTCTGGTATTGGTATCGAGACTGCCAGAGCTCTCGCAGAAACTGGCGCCAGATTATTCTTGACTGCAAGAAACCTGGACAAGGCAAAGAAAGCCTGCGAAGCATTCTTCGATGCCAGTCGAATGGAGTTCATCGATCTCGACCTGACTTCCTTCGACAGTGTTCgtgctgctgccaagaccATATTAGATAAAaccgacaagatcaacattctAGTTGAGAATGCAGGTTGCATGGCTGTCCCAGAACTTGAGCTCACAAAGGATGGCCATGAGATGCAGTTCGGAGTCAACTACCTCGCGcacttcttgttcttcgagcttctcaagccaGCCTTGCTCGCGGCCGTGACTCCCGAGCTTAACTCTAGAGTCGTtgttctttcttcatcagcaCACCAGCATGGCGGTATCAACGAATCCGACAACTATAGCTTCCAGAAGGGCGGTTACGACCCATGGCTCTCCTATGGCCAATCGAAGACGGCTGATATCTACCTCGCCAACGAGATAGACCGTCGATACGGTTCCCAGGGCTTGCATGCGACAAGCGTTCATCCTGGGGGCATCTTGACCGAGCTTGCAAGACATATTCCCCCGGAGGTCCTGCAGTCTCTCGCTAGTAGCGACACGGCTaggaagatgttgaagaaccCCGAGCAGGGAGCTGCGACGACAGTCTGGGCGGCTATCGGCAAGCAGTGGGAAAACACTGGAGGAAAATACCTGGAGAATTGCCAGGAGGCGCCTCCAGCTAAGCAGATTGATCCTCACTTCGGTAAAGGGTATGCGCCACATGTTTATGACCCAGAACGCGAGGCTCGACTTTGGGAGGACGCGCTCAAGAttgttggcttggcttga
- a CDS encoding related to carboxypeptidase yields MLFSTICAGLLLPIVAAKVSYDGWKAFSITARPSDKDIPSLLKDIDHVSLSCGQNRNVFEVAIPPEKLDAFKRLGLKTAVVSDNVGAEIAQEGSFGLYKATTKLPGDKAKLPDKSYFKSYHSFEQHLQFLSDLQASFPKNSEVFTAGRTVQNREIQGIHLWGKGDKGRNPAIVWHANSHAREWISGMTVEYMTWKLVQGYQNKDRLVRDTLNNYDVYIIPIANPDGFVYTITDDRLWRKNRQKRAGKKCIGTDLNRNWPHEWDIPGGSSTDTCNETYRGMKAGDTPENKALVKHTKSVAQKNGIKSYIDFHSFSQLILLPYGYTCDTNITDINEQMELAGGVTDAIKQVNDLNFYYGPTCQTIYQTSGGSSDWVYDVAGAELAWGMELRPQRLRGNGFVLPPKQIVESGEEIWAGMRYLFENF; encoded by the exons ATGTTGTTCAGTACTATATGCGCAGGACTTCTGCTGCCGATTGTTGCAGCCAAGGTGTCATATGATGGCTGGAAAGCTTTCTCCATCACTGCTCGCCCGTCCGACAAAGATATCCCGAGCCTTCTGAAAGACATCGATCACGTCTCTTTGAGCTGCGGGCAAAATCGCAACGTTTTTGAGGTCGCCATTCCTCCTGAAAAACTGGATGCCTTTAAGCGTCTTGGCCTGAAAACCGCCGTTGTGAGCGATAACGTGGGCGCCGAGATCGCCCAGGAGGGAAGCTTTGGGCTCTACAAGG CTACCACCAAACTTCCCGGCGATAAGGCGAAGCTACCAGATAAATCTTACTTCAAGTCCTACCATAGCTTCGAGCAGCACTTACAGTTTCTGTCCGATTTGCAAGCCTCGTTCCCCAAGAACTCGGAAGTCTTCACAGCTGGTAGGACTGTACAGAACAGAGAGATCCAAGGGATTCACCTCTGGGGCAAAGGCGATAAGGGAAGAAACCCTGCCATCGTTTGGCATGCGAACTCTCACGCACGCGAGTGGATCAGCGGAATG ACCGTTGAGTACATGACGTGGAAGCTTGTCCAAGGTTATCAGAATAAAGATCGTCTTGTTCGAGATACACTCAACAACTACGACGTCTACATCATTCCGATCGCAAACCCCGATG GCTTCGTCTATACTATAACTGACGACCGGTTGTGGCGAAAGAACCGACAGAAGCGAGCTGGTAAGAAATGTATCGGCACTGACCTCAACCGTAACTGGCCTCATGAGTGGGATATCCCCGGTGGTTCCTCCACTGATACTTGCAACGAGACGTATCGCGGCATGAAGGCTGGCGATACTCCTGAAAACAAAGCTCTCGTCAAGCATACCAAATCAGTTGCGCAGAAGAATGGCATCAAGTCTTACATCGACTTTCACTCTTTCAGCCAGTTGATCCTCCTTCCGTACGGCTACACTTGCGACACCAACATCACCGATATCAACGAACAGATGGAACTCGCTGGCGGCGTTACCGACGCTATCAAACAGGTCAACGACCTGAACTTCTATTACGGCCCAACTTGCCAGACCATCTATCAGACTTCGGGTGGAAGTAGTGACTGGGTTTatgatgttgctggagcAGAGCTTGCTTGGGGTATGGAGCTTCGGCCCCAGAGGTTGAGGGGCAATGGGTTTGTTCTTCCACCGAAACAGATCGTTGAGTCTGGTGAGGAGATCTGGGCTGGAATGAGATATCTCTTTGAGAACTTCTGA
- a CDS encoding toxD-like protein, with the protein MTTKAIVFVEKGKAAIQEASKPKLRDDYILVKVNAVGLNPTDWKHIDFGLTKPGSRIGCDYAGIVEEVGPKVTKAFKKGDRISGVVHGADATQLENGGFADYIVAKGDVQIKTPDNVTDEEAATLGISIATVGQGLYKTLGLPLPTEGKKSDEFILIYGGSTATGIYGIQFAKLSGLRVIATASPHNFDYLKSLGAEAVFDYKSPNVAEEIRKYTNNTLKLAWDCTAQGVAISAGAISTEGGKYATLLPVDKQQLLDVNPKVDGPYVTLMYSIFGERFFKGQETPAQPEEFEFAKKFWEISRQLLEEGKLKAPQTFVNRGGSGFEGILKGLDELRSNKVSGGKLVYTL; encoded by the exons ATGACTACCAAGGCTATCGTATTCgttgagaagggcaaggccgCTATCCAGGAGGCCTCGAAGCCCAAGCTTCGAGACGATTATATCCTCGTCAAGGTCAATGCCGTTGGCTTGAACCCTACCGACTGGAAGCATATCGACTTCGGCCTCACTAAACCTGGCTCTAGAATCGGATGTGACTACGCTGGTATCGTTGAGGAAGTTGGTCCCAAGGTTACCAAGGCTTTCAAGAAGGGCGACCGGATTAGCGGTGTAGTCCATGGAGC TGATGCAACTCAGCTCGAGAACGGAGGCTTTGCCGACTACATTGTGGCAAAGGGAGACGTACAGATCAAAACGCCCGATAATGTTACTGACGAGGAGGCTGCTACGCTTGGTATCTCTATTGCCACAGTA GGCCAAGGCCTTTATAAAACTTTGGGATTGCCTCTACCCACCGAGGGCAAAAAGAGCGATGAGTTTATCCTCATTTACGGCGGCAGCACTGCAACTGGCATTTACGGTATTCAGTTCGCCAAACTTTCGGGTCTGAGGGTTATCGCGACTGCTTCTCCTCACAACTTCGACTATCTCAAGTCCCTCGGAGCCGAGGCAGTCTTTGATTACAAGTCGCCCAACGTCGCTGAAGAAATTCGCAAGTACACCAACAATACGCTCAAGCTCGCCTGGGACTGCACCGCGCAAGGCGTCGCCATCAGCGCTGGAGCTATCAGCACCGAAGGCGGCAAGTACGCTACTCTTCTGCCAGTCGACAAGCAGCAGTTGCTCGATGTGAACCCCAAGGTCGATGGACCCTATGTAACGCTTATGTATTCCATTTTTGGTGAGCGATTCTTCAAGGGACAGGAGACACCTGCTCAGCCAGAAGAGTTTGAGTTTGCGAAGAAGTTCTGGGAGATCAGCCGACAGCTGCTTGAGGAGGGCAAGCTAAAGGCTCCCCAGACGTTTGTCAACCGCGGCGGTAGTGGCTTTGAGGGTATTCTGAAGGGCTTGGATGAATTGAGATCGAACAAGGTTTCTGgaggaaagcttgtgtataCTCTGTGA